Proteins from a genomic interval of Tepidisphaeraceae bacterium:
- a CDS encoding glycoside hydrolase family 172 protein, with product MKFNGLGMNLGNLSQLSDAKTRSISPENFTGEKGKGGMATEGTGANCARDLGQGWKISPSITIKAGEERVLADISGSGAIQQIWMTPTGNWRMSILRIYWDDQEQPSVECPVGDFFACGWGQYAPLSSLAVCVNPGSAFNCYWEMPFRKRCRITMTNIAADDMRLYYQINYTLTDVPETCAYFHAQFRRVNPLPYKEVYTILDGVQGKGQYVGTYMAWGVNNNGWWGEGEIKFFMDGDKDYPTICGTGTEDYFCGSYNFENQVTKQYQEFTTAYAGLSQVIRPDGVYKSQTRFGMYRWHITDPVRFETDLKVTMQALGWRSGGRYLPLQDDIASVAYWYQTLPAAPFPKLPDKDSLEIL from the coding sequence ATGAAATTCAACGGTCTTGGCATGAACCTCGGGAACCTGTCGCAACTGTCTGACGCGAAGACGCGCTCGATCAGCCCGGAGAACTTTACCGGCGAGAAGGGCAAGGGTGGCATGGCCACCGAGGGCACCGGCGCCAACTGCGCCCGCGACCTTGGCCAGGGGTGGAAGATCTCGCCGTCGATCACGATCAAGGCTGGCGAGGAGCGTGTGCTGGCCGACATTTCGGGCAGCGGGGCGATCCAGCAAATATGGATGACCCCGACGGGCAACTGGCGCATGAGCATCCTGCGCATTTACTGGGACGACCAGGAACAGCCGTCGGTGGAATGCCCGGTCGGCGACTTCTTCGCGTGCGGCTGGGGGCAGTATGCGCCGCTCAGCTCGCTGGCGGTCTGCGTGAATCCGGGTAGCGCGTTTAACTGCTATTGGGAGATGCCGTTCCGCAAGCGCTGCCGCATCACGATGACCAACATCGCCGCCGACGACATGCGGCTGTATTACCAGATCAACTACACGCTGACCGACGTCCCCGAAACGTGCGCCTACTTCCACGCGCAGTTCCGCCGGGTGAACCCGCTGCCGTACAAGGAGGTTTATACGATCCTGGACGGCGTGCAGGGCAAGGGGCAGTACGTGGGCACCTACATGGCGTGGGGCGTGAACAACAACGGCTGGTGGGGCGAGGGGGAAATTAAGTTCTTCATGGACGGCGACAAGGACTACCCCACCATCTGCGGCACCGGCACCGAAGACTACTTCTGCGGCAGCTACAACTTCGAGAACCAGGTGACCAAGCAGTACCAGGAGTTCACCACTGCCTACGCCGGCCTTTCGCAGGTTATTCGACCGGACGGCGTCTACAAGAGCCAGACGCGCTTCGGCATGTATCGCTGGCACATCACCGACCCCGTTCGCTTCGAGACGGACCTGAAGGTGACCATGCAAGCCCTTGGCTGGCGATCGGGTGGCCGTTATCTGCCGCTGCAGGATGACATCGCGTCGGTCGCCTACTGGTACCAGACGCTGCCGGCGGCGCCGTTCCCGAAGCTGCCGGATAAGGATTCCCTCGAGATCCTGTAG
- a CDS encoding xanthine dehydrogenase family protein molybdopterin-binding subunit, whose protein sequence is MADEDAKGAATQKPGDTESSDQAKGEAQQPAGGKAATQPTTQKANPQAALREQQMTYGIVGTDMKQVTRRVPMDEPPPLGENATLKSIGKSVPRLDAVAKVTGKAKYTFDIQLPGMLWARRVVSPWPHAKVLSVDTSAAEKHPGVKAVHVLERVLQTAQLRDPKADAGNKYPTVRYAGQPIAAVAATSARAAEEAAKLVKIEYEQLPHVTDLDAAMKEGSPVVFPGPVEQPSTAGGGGAPKGLPQNGNVRGPNMGERGSKPSGDTAKGFDEADVIVQGEFRTQVQTHVPMETHGLVADWRSDGLTIYASTQHTNSVRDEAAEHFDLPKSKIRVISDYIGGGFGAKYGINNFGLLAIHLSRKAKAPVRMMLDRREEHTSAGNRPSSYQKVKIGAKKDGTLTAIHVVSHGTGGVAGGAGIGFCYSSLYPCQNVHTEQYDVFTNAGPCAAFRAPGQAQGIFSLEQVIDEVAHEIGIDPLAYREKIDTDPTDDMFARAHERKVGAERIGWANRKPAGSDAGPIKRGMGFAQSQWLYLINTRTNVEVRVSDDGSVAIYNSTQDIGTGTRTVMAQTVAEEFGLKPEEIGVYIGDTRFPFGPPSGGSQVTSSVTPAARNAAYKAARELAAKLAGPVFKDANPDDIIFADGKAMLRGDNSSAVPLKEAAKKARFGEITTMAGRRDDYEGFAIKGSTSISKHGLGGVQFADITVDTETGVIKVNRIVAVHDCGRPINPMLVRSQIEGGVIQGISYAIYEDRILDPGSGHQLNANVDQYKIVGSREMPQIDVVVLEQLGAQSSTDARGIAEASNVAVTAAIGNAFFNATGKRIRTMPMNPANVLAALKA, encoded by the coding sequence ATGGCCGACGAGGACGCAAAGGGCGCCGCGACGCAGAAGCCGGGGGACACGGAATCGTCCGACCAAGCCAAGGGCGAGGCCCAACAGCCCGCCGGTGGCAAGGCGGCGACGCAACCGACAACTCAAAAGGCCAACCCACAGGCCGCGCTGCGCGAGCAGCAGATGACGTACGGCATCGTCGGCACCGACATGAAGCAGGTCACGCGCCGCGTGCCGATGGACGAGCCCCCACCGCTGGGGGAGAACGCGACGCTGAAGTCGATCGGCAAATCGGTGCCACGGCTGGACGCGGTCGCGAAGGTGACGGGCAAGGCCAAGTACACGTTCGACATCCAGTTGCCCGGCATGCTGTGGGCCCGGCGGGTGGTGAGCCCGTGGCCGCACGCGAAGGTGCTGTCGGTCGACACGTCGGCGGCGGAGAAGCATCCCGGCGTGAAGGCGGTGCACGTGCTGGAGCGCGTGCTGCAGACCGCGCAGCTGCGCGACCCCAAGGCCGACGCGGGCAACAAGTACCCCACCGTGCGCTACGCCGGCCAGCCCATCGCCGCCGTCGCCGCCACGAGTGCCCGCGCCGCCGAAGAAGCAGCGAAGCTGGTGAAGATCGAGTACGAGCAGTTGCCGCACGTGACCGATCTGGACGCCGCGATGAAGGAAGGTTCGCCGGTCGTCTTCCCCGGCCCGGTCGAGCAACCCTCGACCGCCGGTGGGGGTGGAGCGCCCAAGGGCCTGCCGCAGAACGGCAACGTGCGCGGGCCGAACATGGGCGAGCGCGGTTCCAAGCCCAGCGGCGACACGGCCAAGGGCTTCGACGAGGCGGACGTGATCGTGCAAGGCGAGTTCCGCACGCAGGTGCAGACGCACGTGCCGATGGAGACCCACGGCCTGGTCGCCGACTGGCGCAGTGACGGTTTGACGATCTACGCCAGCACCCAGCACACCAACAGCGTGCGCGACGAGGCGGCCGAGCACTTCGATTTGCCCAAGAGCAAGATCCGCGTCATCAGCGACTACATCGGGGGCGGCTTCGGCGCCAAGTACGGCATCAATAACTTCGGCTTGCTCGCGATCCACTTGTCGCGGAAAGCCAAAGCGCCGGTACGCATGATGCTCGACCGCCGCGAGGAACACACCTCGGCCGGCAATCGACCCAGCAGCTACCAGAAGGTGAAGATCGGCGCCAAGAAGGACGGCACGCTGACGGCGATCCACGTCGTCAGCCATGGCACCGGTGGCGTGGCCGGTGGCGCGGGCATCGGCTTTTGCTACAGCTCGCTTTACCCCTGCCAGAACGTGCACACCGAGCAGTACGACGTCTTCACCAATGCCGGTCCCTGTGCGGCGTTCCGCGCGCCTGGGCAGGCGCAGGGCATCTTCTCGCTGGAACAGGTGATCGACGAGGTTGCCCACGAGATCGGGATTGATCCGCTGGCGTACCGCGAGAAGATCGACACCGACCCGACCGATGACATGTTCGCCCGCGCCCACGAGCGCAAGGTGGGCGCCGAGCGCATCGGCTGGGCCAATCGCAAGCCGGCCGGCAGCGACGCGGGGCCGATCAAGCGCGGCATGGGCTTCGCGCAGTCGCAGTGGCTGTACCTGATCAACACGCGCACGAACGTCGAGGTGCGCGTGAGCGACGACGGTTCGGTGGCGATCTACAACAGCACGCAGGACATCGGCACCGGCACGCGCACCGTGATGGCGCAAACCGTGGCCGAGGAGTTCGGCCTGAAACCCGAGGAGATCGGCGTGTACATCGGCGACACGCGGTTCCCGTTCGGCCCACCGTCGGGCGGCAGCCAGGTCACCAGCTCCGTCACCCCCGCCGCCCGCAACGCCGCGTACAAGGCCGCCCGCGAGCTGGCCGCCAAACTCGCGGGGCCGGTGTTCAAGGACGCCAATCCCGACGACATCATCTTCGCCGACGGTAAGGCCATGTTGCGCGGCGACAATTCCAGTGCCGTGCCACTGAAAGAGGCCGCGAAGAAGGCCCGCTTCGGTGAGATCACCACGATGGCCGGCCGGCGCGACGATTACGAAGGCTTTGCGATCAAGGGCTCCACATCGATCAGCAAGCACGGCCTGGGCGGTGTGCAGTTCGCCGACATCACCGTGGATACCGAAACGGGCGTCATCAAGGTGAACCGCATCGTTGCGGTCCACGATTGCGGCCGGCCGATCAACCCGATGCTGGTGCGAAGCCAGATTGAAGGCGGCGTGATCCAGGGCATCAGCTACGCGATCTATGAAGACCGCATTCTAGATCCCGGCAGTGGCCATCAGCTGAACGCCAACGTGGACCAGTACAAGATCGTCGGCTCGCGCGAGATGCCGCAGATCGACGTCGTGGTGCTGGAACAACTGGGCGCCCAATCGTCCACCGACGCCCGCGGCATCGCCGAGGCCAGCAACGTCGCCGTGACGGCGGCGATCGGCAACGCGTTCTTCAACGCCACCGGCAAGCGCATCCGCACGATGCCCATGAACCCGGCCAACGTGCTGGCGGCATTGAAAGCTTAA
- a CDS encoding AraC family transcriptional regulator, whose translation MLSIRHLQSQPWYRGPGLEIRGIGINETMPPSFIERPAGTGDRLFMLFYDDVELGPANARRRVGGPSVALWPSAAAHHYGNIDRRWRHSWIHCDGNVVSRHLAGAGGDRERIVRLRDPSPLENYLLAMYEEINGPHAPDFIVLRNLLENFIREAVRGERAPARRQTPEGLSRVKQHIDTHYEQRITLAALAEMANLSRGHLCTEFGRHFGASPMAYLIHRRLHAAAALLRGTDEAVGQIGRRVGYDDPFYFSKHFKACFGVAPSQLRNRSTNGVR comes from the coding sequence ATGCTCTCCATCCGCCATCTTCAAAGCCAACCCTGGTACCGCGGGCCGGGACTGGAGATTCGCGGCATCGGCATCAACGAGACAATGCCACCGTCGTTCATCGAGCGCCCCGCCGGCACCGGTGACCGGTTGTTCATGCTGTTCTACGACGACGTGGAACTAGGCCCGGCCAACGCTCGCCGCCGAGTTGGCGGGCCCAGCGTTGCGTTGTGGCCCAGCGCAGCGGCGCACCACTATGGCAACATCGATCGGCGATGGCGGCACTCGTGGATCCACTGCGATGGGAACGTCGTTTCCCGGCATTTGGCTGGTGCGGGTGGCGATCGCGAGCGCATCGTGCGCCTGCGCGACCCGTCGCCTCTGGAGAACTACCTGCTGGCGATGTACGAGGAGATCAACGGCCCGCACGCGCCCGACTTCATCGTGCTGCGCAACCTGCTGGAGAACTTCATCCGCGAGGCCGTTCGGGGTGAACGCGCCCCCGCGCGACGGCAAACGCCCGAGGGGCTATCGCGCGTGAAGCAACACATCGACACGCATTACGAGCAGCGCATCACGCTGGCCGCTCTGGCCGAAATGGCCAACCTGTCGCGTGGCCACCTTTGTACGGAATTCGGCCGGCACTTCGGCGCCTCGCCCATGGCCTACCTTATCCACCGCCGCCTGCACGCCGCCGCGGCGCTGTTGCGCGGGACCGACGAGGCGGTCGGCCAAATCGGCCGGCGCGTGGGGTACGACGATCCGTTCTATTTCTCGAAGCACTTCAAGGCCTGCTTTGGCGTTGCGCCGTCGCAGTTGCGCAACCGGTCGACGAACGGCGTACGGTGA
- a CDS encoding glycosyltransferase family 2 protein, with protein MLLVLAIVGLLLSILSAGLFFDNLRQFRTAPQPNAAAGVGSEGVVSVLIPARNEEASIGDCVRAVLANDAGDGRELEVIVLDDGSTDRTADIVRDIAAGDARLRLEAAPPLPVGWCGKQHACHVLSMRARGQWLAFIDADVRLSPDAVRRAIAFAVAADAPLVSGFPRQQTGTMLERMLIPLIHFVLLGFLPIRRMRMSTSPAYGAGCGQFFIARRDAYDRAGGHAAIRASLHDGVTLPRAFRNAGDRTDLFDATDTATCRMYQSNGETWHGLAKNATEGMAAPAAIVPWTIMLTLGQVLPMIWFAYAALAPAIPYRMVVLICAGIAVLLSYAVRLAGAARFRQSRLGAMLHPVSIVVLLAIQWYALSRRVMGRSSTWRGRSYGAAVAGVK; from the coding sequence ATGCTATTGGTGTTGGCCATCGTCGGTCTGCTGCTGTCGATCCTGTCGGCCGGGCTGTTCTTCGACAATCTGCGGCAGTTCCGCACCGCGCCACAACCCAACGCCGCTGCTGGGGTAGGCAGCGAAGGCGTGGTGTCCGTCCTCATCCCTGCAAGGAATGAAGAGGCGAGCATCGGCGACTGCGTGCGGGCCGTGCTTGCCAATGATGCGGGCGACGGCCGTGAGCTGGAGGTGATCGTGCTGGACGACGGTTCGACCGATCGCACCGCGGACATCGTGCGCGACATCGCCGCGGGCGACGCACGGCTGCGCCTTGAGGCCGCCCCACCGCTGCCGGTCGGCTGGTGCGGCAAGCAGCACGCGTGTCACGTGCTTTCGATGCGGGCCCGTGGCCAGTGGTTGGCCTTCATCGATGCCGACGTGCGCCTGTCGCCCGACGCGGTCCGCCGGGCCATCGCGTTCGCCGTCGCGGCCGACGCGCCGCTCGTGAGTGGCTTTCCACGGCAACAGACCGGCACGATGCTGGAGCGCATGCTGATCCCGCTCATCCACTTCGTGCTGCTGGGCTTTTTGCCGATCCGGCGAATGCGCATGTCCACTTCACCCGCGTACGGCGCGGGCTGCGGACAGTTCTTCATCGCGCGGCGAGACGCCTACGACCGCGCCGGTGGCCACGCCGCGATCCGCGCGTCGCTGCACGACGGCGTGACGCTGCCGCGCGCGTTCCGCAACGCTGGAGATCGCACCGATTTGTTCGACGCGACCGACACGGCCACTTGCCGCATGTACCAGTCGAACGGCGAGACATGGCACGGCTTGGCGAAGAACGCGACCGAAGGCATGGCCGCGCCCGCGGCGATCGTGCCGTGGACGATCATGCTGACGCTTGGACAGGTGCTGCCAATGATTTGGTTCGCGTACGCCGCGCTCGCGCCGGCGATACCTTACCGGATGGTGGTACTCATCTGCGCCGGCATCGCGGTGCTCTTGAGCTACGCGGTACGACTGGCCGGAGCGGCGCGGTTTCGGCAGTCGCGGCTTGGGGCTATGCTGCACCCGGTGTCGATCGTCGTGCTGCTGGCGATCCAGTGGTACGCGCTGTCTCGCCGCGTGATGGGCCGGTCGTCCACCTGGCGTGGCCGCTCGTACGGCGCGGCCGTCGCGGGGGTGAAGTAG
- a CDS encoding aldo/keto reductase, translating into MDYVRVGKTGLKVSRLCLGCMSFGVPERGAHPWTMNEEQSRPFIKAALEAGINFFDTANVYSDGTSEEITGRALRDFAKREEYVLATKVHGRMGPGPNGAGLSRKAIMSQIDASLTRLGTDYVDLYQIHRWDYDTPIEETLLALHDVVRAGKARYIGASSMHAWQFAKSIYLADRNGWTRFASMQNHYNLLYREEEREMMGLCAAEGIGVLPWSPLARGKLSRPWDQRAATDRASGDEFGKTLYNEPGGATETIVGRVGEIAKARGVSQSQVALAWMLTKSYVTSPIIGTTKPHHLDDALGALSLALTPDEVKRLEEPYQPQRVLGFA; encoded by the coding sequence ATGGATTACGTTCGTGTTGGTAAGACCGGCCTCAAAGTCTCCCGTCTCTGTCTGGGTTGCATGAGCTTTGGCGTGCCCGAGCGCGGGGCGCACCCGTGGACGATGAACGAGGAGCAGAGCCGGCCGTTCATCAAGGCGGCGCTAGAGGCGGGCATCAACTTCTTCGACACGGCCAACGTCTACTCGGACGGCACGAGCGAGGAAATCACCGGCCGGGCGCTGCGCGACTTCGCCAAGCGCGAGGAATACGTGTTGGCGACAAAGGTGCACGGGCGAATGGGTCCTGGCCCCAACGGCGCGGGGTTGTCGCGCAAGGCCATCATGAGCCAGATCGATGCCAGCCTGACCCGGCTGGGGACGGATTACGTCGACCTGTATCAGATCCACCGCTGGGACTACGACACGCCGATCGAGGAGACGCTGCTGGCGCTGCACGACGTGGTGCGGGCAGGCAAGGCGCGGTACATCGGCGCGTCGTCGATGCACGCGTGGCAGTTTGCCAAGTCGATATACCTGGCCGACCGGAACGGGTGGACGCGGTTCGCGTCGATGCAGAACCACTACAACCTGCTGTATCGCGAGGAAGAGCGCGAGATGATGGGCCTGTGCGCCGCCGAGGGCATCGGCGTGCTGCCGTGGAGCCCGCTGGCGCGCGGGAAGCTATCGCGCCCGTGGGACCAGCGCGCCGCCACCGACCGCGCCAGTGGCGACGAATTTGGCAAGACGCTTTACAACGAGCCCGGCGGCGCGACCGAGACCATCGTGGGCCGCGTGGGGGAGATCGCCAAGGCCCGCGGGGTGTCGCAGTCGCAGGTGGCGCTGGCGTGGATGCTGACCAAGTCGTACGTCACGTCGCCGATCATTGGGACGACCAAGCCGCATCATCTGGACGATGCGCTGGGGGCATTGTCGCTCGCGCTGACGCCGGATGAGGTGAAGCGGCTGGAAGAGCCGTACCAGCCGCAACGGGTGCTGGGGTTCGCGTAA
- a CDS encoding alkaline phosphatase family protein, translating into MLCIVVLLAALGPLLIQDGSPRLPTSVPQVESERATRVALVVIDALRLDAARDPARMPNLHALAERHAWGIARVEAAVPSTIAGITTFITGRVPGPTSFLLDFGAPVAADGGVLQAFRDSGRDTFVAGPRLWHDRYRPWISRSHLTNRIGDDDGILSAGLAAIADARNDLVIIHLSQGDEVAHLFGATSANYAAFVARADASVARIAAIAPPDMAVVVASDHGVTDFGGHAGPEDAVRNTPLVAWGPGLPRGQMGDVSQAIVPRLITEAAGVAWQPPPQVGTRISPTWLLAFVGILASCAILSGIPHRSRHRGYTLLNNLLWPALVLLGFALFGLAATCALVALLLFARRNRLYRIDLVIAGVLAFGAMVGLLRWWIGLASLDGSPLRSWPLGASVAVLFGGLLMIGLLRFGWPSGLSNIGRLQMADLLPLATPGLAYLVSGPPLAAACAVGVATGWAARLALRRSATAQWVVILIAVPLLTALGGQGLSLSTINVRVAFAMLDSWAGPIAALGVVMAVQVLPIAAVVMPVATGLTNAPKRQSGTFAAGLMTALIAQAIIGSLLLAIRFHDTRQAAMAVALVSVVIVETLLIAMTAALAAFFSVGRPARTRSHAATSSS; encoded by the coding sequence ATGTTGTGCATCGTGGTGCTGCTGGCGGCGCTGGGGCCGTTGTTGATTCAGGATGGATCGCCGCGGCTGCCCACGAGCGTGCCGCAGGTTGAGAGTGAGCGGGCAACGCGGGTGGCGCTGGTGGTGATCGACGCCCTGCGGCTCGACGCCGCCCGCGATCCCGCGCGCATGCCCAACCTGCACGCGCTGGCCGAGCGGCACGCGTGGGGCATCGCCCGGGTGGAGGCGGCGGTGCCGTCGACCATTGCGGGCATCACGACGTTCATCACCGGCCGCGTCCCGGGGCCGACGAGTTTCCTGTTGGACTTCGGCGCGCCCGTCGCGGCCGACGGTGGCGTTCTGCAGGCCTTCCGTGACTCCGGCCGAGATACGTTCGTGGCCGGGCCGCGGCTGTGGCACGATCGGTATCGGCCGTGGATCAGCCGGTCGCATCTTACGAATCGGATTGGCGACGACGACGGCATTCTTAGCGCCGGCCTGGCCGCGATTGCAGATGCGCGGAACGACCTCGTGATCATCCATCTGTCGCAGGGTGACGAGGTGGCGCACCTGTTCGGGGCCACGTCGGCGAACTACGCGGCGTTCGTCGCCCGCGCCGATGCCTCCGTCGCGCGCATCGCGGCCATCGCACCACCGGACATGGCGGTGGTGGTTGCATCCGACCACGGGGTTACGGACTTCGGCGGTCATGCCGGACCAGAAGACGCCGTGCGAAACACACCGCTGGTCGCCTGGGGGCCGGGGTTGCCGCGCGGCCAGATGGGTGACGTGAGCCAGGCGATCGTGCCGCGATTGATCACGGAAGCGGCGGGCGTCGCGTGGCAGCCGCCGCCGCAGGTTGGCACGAGGATATCGCCGACATGGCTGCTGGCGTTCGTCGGCATTCTCGCAAGTTGCGCCATCCTGTCCGGCATTCCGCATCGGTCGCGGCATCGGGGTTACACGCTGTTGAACAACCTGCTGTGGCCGGCGCTCGTGCTGCTGGGGTTCGCGTTGTTCGGCCTGGCAGCGACGTGTGCGCTGGTGGCGCTACTTCTATTCGCGCGTCGCAACCGCCTGTATCGGATTGATCTTGTCATCGCCGGCGTGCTGGCGTTTGGCGCGATGGTTGGACTGCTGCGATGGTGGATCGGGTTGGCGTCGCTCGACGGTTCGCCGCTGCGTTCGTGGCCACTCGGAGCGAGCGTGGCGGTGCTGTTTGGTGGATTGCTGATGATCGGCCTACTGCGGTTTGGCTGGCCGTCTGGCTTATCCAACATCGGTCGGCTGCAAATGGCTGATCTGCTGCCACTGGCGACACCGGGGCTGGCCTACCTGGTCTCCGGCCCCCCGCTCGCCGCGGCGTGCGCTGTGGGCGTGGCAACTGGGTGGGCGGCTCGGCTTGCACTGCGACGCTCGGCCACCGCGCAATGGGTCGTCATCCTGATCGCGGTACCGCTGTTGACGGCGCTGGGTGGGCAGGGACTGAGTTTGTCCACGATCAACGTCCGCGTGGCGTTCGCAATGCTCGATTCTTGGGCCGGGCCGATCGCCGCGCTTGGCGTAGTGATGGCGGTGCAGGTGCTGCCAATCGCGGCGGTCGTGATGCCCGTCGCCACGGGTCTCACCAACGCGCCAAAACGGCAATCGGGTACGTTCGCGGCAGGGTTGATGACGGCGCTCATCGCACAGGCGATCATTGGCAGCCTGTTGCTGGCGATTCGTTTCCACGACACGCGCCAAGCCGCAATGGCGGTGGCGCTGGTTTCCGTCGTAATCGTGGAGACGCTGCTGATCGCGATGACCGCGGCGCTCGCGGCGTTCTTCAGCGTCGGTAGACCGGCACGAACTCGATCGCACGCCGCCACTTCGTCATCCTGA
- a CDS encoding lysophospholipid acyltransferase family protein produces MPDQLISSPPIATTRDREHALPTINRPLFRLFHWYTRRFARKHFHTVRIARDGYPPTIDAATPIILCMNHPGWWDPLMALVLSQHLWPGRRHYAPIDAAMLEKYRFFRKLGFFGIDRASRAGGAAFFKTASRVAASPNTCLWITAQGRFADPRQRPVELAAGLARLAERCEQAVVLPLAIEYPFWTEREPEALVRFGPPCDLHAGDLAIDDALATTMDGLAADAIAKDAGRFDVILRGSAGSSATYDAWRWMKAKATGRRFSAAHMEDVHA; encoded by the coding sequence ATGCCAGATCAGCTCATATCTTCGCCACCTATCGCGACCACGCGCGACCGCGAGCACGCGCTGCCGACGATCAACCGCCCATTGTTTCGGCTGTTCCACTGGTACACGCGGCGGTTTGCGCGTAAGCACTTTCATACGGTTCGCATCGCGCGCGATGGCTACCCGCCGACGATCGATGCGGCCACACCGATCATCCTCTGTATGAATCACCCGGGCTGGTGGGACCCGCTGATGGCGCTGGTGCTGTCGCAACACCTGTGGCCGGGCCGTCGACATTACGCGCCGATCGACGCGGCGATGCTGGAGAAGTATCGCTTCTTCCGCAAGCTCGGTTTCTTCGGGATCGACCGCGCGTCGCGGGCCGGTGGCGCTGCGTTCTTCAAGACCGCCTCGCGCGTCGCGGCGTCCCCGAACACGTGCCTGTGGATCACCGCGCAGGGCCGTTTCGCCGACCCGCGCCAGCGACCCGTCGAACTGGCCGCCGGTCTGGCAAGGCTCGCCGAGCGATGTGAGCAAGCGGTCGTGCTGCCGCTGGCGATCGAGTATCCGTTCTGGACGGAACGGGAGCCCGAGGCGCTCGTGCGATTCGGTCCGCCATGCGATCTGCATGCCGGCGACCTCGCGATTGACGACGCGCTGGCGACCACGATGGACGGGCTGGCAGCCGACGCGATCGCGAAGGATGCTGGCCGGTTCGACGTCATCCTGCGCGGCTCGGCCGGCAGCAGCGCGACGTACGACGCGTGGCGATGGATGAAGGCCAAAGCGACCGGTCGGCGCTTCTCGGCCGCCCACATGGAGGACGTACACGCGTGA
- a CDS encoding (2Fe-2S)-binding protein → MAERSGVSRRAFFKGAGASAITTALLDSGLARAAEESAIAGSAKVLGPGAVPMQLTINGQTANVTVDPATTLVQVIRDELGLTGTKVGCDRGACSACTVWLDGEPASSCMTLALDARGREVTTIEGLAREDQLHPVQQAFIEHDALQCGFCTPGMVMSCAALLNRNPNPDLDQVKGAISGHLCRCGTYQNIFNATLSVAGRKVGE, encoded by the coding sequence ATGGCCGAACGATCCGGCGTCTCGCGACGGGCCTTTTTCAAAGGGGCCGGCGCGTCGGCCATCACCACGGCGCTGCTCGACTCAGGCTTGGCCCGCGCGGCCGAGGAAAGCGCCATAGCCGGCAGCGCCAAAGTGCTGGGACCCGGCGCGGTACCGATGCAGCTCACCATCAACGGTCAGACGGCCAATGTGACGGTCGACCCGGCCACCACCTTAGTCCAAGTCATTCGCGACGAGCTCGGCCTTACGGGCACCAAGGTCGGTTGCGACCGCGGCGCCTGCTCGGCCTGCACAGTCTGGTTGGACGGCGAGCCGGCCAGCAGCTGCATGACGCTGGCCCTGGACGCGCGCGGCCGCGAGGTGACGACCATTGAAGGACTGGCGCGCGAGGACCAATTGCACCCCGTGCAGCAGGCGTTCATCGAGCACGATGCGCTGCAGTGCGGCTTCTGCACGCCGGGCATGGTCATGAGCTGCGCTGCCCTGCTCAATCGCAATCCGAACCCGGATCTGGATCAGGTGAAGGGCGCGATCAGCGGCCACCTGTGCCGGTGCGGCACGTACCAGAACATCTTCAACGCGACCCTGTCGGTCGCCGGGCGAAAGGTGGGTGAGTGA